Below is a window of Chloroflexota bacterium DNA.
AAGCACAGGCCGGCCTCGCGCGCGAACACGACCTCCGGCACGAGCGGCGTCCCGATGATGTCCGCGCCCCAGCGGTGGTACATCCGAATCTCGGAGGGCGTCTCGAAGCGCGGCCCCTCGACGCAGATGAACGTGCCGCCGTCCTGCGCCCGCCCGAAGACGGTCCGCGTGCCGGCCACCAGCGCCCGCCGCATCTCCGGGCAGAACGGCTCGGTCATGTCCACGCGGACCCACGACCGATCGGTGTCGTAGAGGGTGAGCGGGCGGTTCTTGGTCAGGTCGATGAAGTCGTCGGAGATGACCACGTCGCCCGGCTGGAGCATCGGGTTGACGGAGCCGATGGCGTTCTGCGACACGATCCGCTCGACGCCAAGCTCGCGCAGCGCCCAGAGATTCGCGCGGAAGTTGATGTGGTGGCTGGCGGTGTTGCGCCGCGGGCCGTACCGCATCAGCCCGGCC
It encodes the following:
- a CDS encoding MTAP family purine nucleoside phosphorylase, producing MPELIRLAIITSQISDGYFADARDILVKTPWGDTPITIGTLGGHRVAGLMRYGPRRNTASHHINFRANLWALRELGVERIVSQNAIGSVNPMLQPGDVVISDDFIDLTKNRPLTLYDTDRSWVRVDMTEPFCPEMRRALVAGTRTVFGRAQDGGTFICVEGPRFETPSEIRMYHRWGADIIGTPLVPEVVFAREAGLCFASIAPIINYGSGLAPAVIQTGEGSMSDFYYSGILHTNVEQAIALALDRIPTDRGCGCGDALKGALNGPMPDFVHRPPPGVPEDA